In the genome of Stomoxys calcitrans chromosome 4, idStoCalc2.1, whole genome shotgun sequence, the window AAAAGCGAAGTCCCCATTGCAAAAACGAGTGATATCAAAGATGCATTCAGGGAATAACAAAGGGGAGAATCTACTTCTTCTTGGGCTTCATCATGTTATAGGCGATAATTAGACCAATTACGGCATAAGTAGCTTTACCGACCTGCAAGTAAA includes:
- the LOC106082907 gene encoding uncharacterized protein LOC106082907; amino-acid sequence: MAEEKLTGLGKIFNGNTTAGRANVGKATYAVIGLIIAYNMMKPKKK